In one window of Eggerthella guodeyinii DNA:
- a CDS encoding helix-turn-helix domain-containing protein, translated as MGTTFAATSREFTLRYAGLSFYWAWVFLSFNSLDIVGGVGQTISLVHVASSATAMVMFAVCALCWRSVMGWPAARVRAVLVVCGLVAAVATFLYASPLFAGVPAAVAAGALVTGLACTPVVLAWGVAYRDLDARRAVLFTSMTFLGAALLYGAVSLLGPTLAPVAVSLLPLAAALTAMASLRDWKAARVECGVDGDAQRGARAEIRDLVRTALSWRVLVGLIAALFAYGGLRVYFGSVAPDVFSNPALMAGTIALAALIFFVYGVLVSRTSLNLGVLYRIAMSVWALAFVLIALVGHDNATMVFFMASLSSVLFEVLTWALLVEIARTTHFAALLVFAVGRLAVHVGIVAGELVAFALIGDMVLFAVVAVFVLAVSTGFTFADRDTTFAFESPTPAELERLSSAAASKPVAVGGASDVDARIEALAEAYQLSPREKEVFALWVTGHGSKYIQEKFVISPATVKTHVRHIYEKCDVHNRAELMRKLEEAR; from the coding sequence TTGGGAACCACGTTCGCGGCAACGAGCCGCGAGTTCACGCTGCGCTATGCCGGCCTGAGCTTCTACTGGGCCTGGGTGTTCCTGTCTTTCAACTCGCTCGACATCGTGGGCGGCGTCGGGCAGACGATCTCACTCGTGCACGTTGCGTCGTCGGCCACGGCGATGGTGATGTTCGCGGTGTGCGCGCTGTGCTGGCGTTCGGTGATGGGATGGCCGGCGGCTCGCGTGCGCGCGGTGCTGGTGGTGTGCGGGCTGGTTGCGGCGGTGGCCACGTTCTTGTACGCGTCGCCGCTGTTCGCGGGCGTGCCTGCGGCAGTGGCCGCGGGGGCGCTGGTCACGGGACTCGCGTGCACGCCCGTCGTGCTGGCGTGGGGCGTGGCGTACCGCGACCTCGACGCGCGCCGCGCGGTGCTGTTCACCTCGATGACGTTTTTGGGCGCGGCGCTGCTGTACGGCGCGGTGTCGTTGCTGGGGCCGACGCTCGCGCCCGTGGCGGTGTCGCTGCTGCCGCTGGCGGCCGCGCTGACGGCGATGGCCAGCTTGCGGGATTGGAAAGCCGCGCGGGTTGAGTGCGGCGTCGACGGCGACGCGCAGCGCGGGGCGCGCGCCGAGATCCGCGACCTCGTGCGCACGGCCCTGTCGTGGCGCGTGCTGGTGGGGCTGATCGCCGCGCTGTTCGCGTACGGCGGGCTGCGCGTGTACTTCGGCTCGGTGGCGCCCGATGTGTTCTCGAACCCGGCGCTCATGGCGGGCACCATCGCGCTGGCGGCGCTGATCTTCTTCGTGTACGGCGTGCTGGTGTCGCGCACGAGTCTCAACCTGGGCGTGCTGTACCGCATCGCCATGTCGGTGTGGGCGCTCGCGTTCGTGCTGATCGCGCTGGTGGGCCACGACAACGCGACGATGGTGTTCTTCATGGCGTCGCTCAGCTCGGTGCTGTTCGAGGTGCTCACCTGGGCGCTGCTGGTGGAAATCGCGCGCACGACGCACTTCGCGGCGCTGCTGGTATTCGCGGTGGGGCGCCTGGCCGTGCATGTGGGCATCGTGGCCGGCGAGCTGGTGGCGTTCGCGCTGATCGGCGACATGGTGCTGTTCGCGGTGGTGGCGGTGTTCGTGCTGGCGGTTTCGACGGGCTTCACGTTCGCCGACCGCGACACCACGTTCGCGTTCGAGAGCCCCACGCCGGCCGAGCTGGAACGGCTGTCGAGCGCGGCCGCGTCGAAGCCCGTCGCGGTGGGGGGCGCGTCCGACGTGGACGCGCGCATCGAGGCGCTGGCCGAGGCGTACCAGCTGTCGCCGCGCGAGAAAGAGGTGTTCGCGCTGTGGGTGACCGGGCACGGCTCGAAGTACATCCAGGAGAAGTTCGTCATCTCGCCGGCCACGGTGAAGACCCACGTGCGCCACATCTACGAGAAATGCGACGTCCACAACCGAGCCGAGCTCATGCGCAAGCTGGAGGAAGCGCGCTGA
- a CDS encoding helix-turn-helix transcriptional regulator, producing the protein MATRAACFAGYAFFLLANILSYHATTAFASLPAFDGDTYGTVLSTVHIVVFVAIVLRSRNAVREPLGPRAAIIAAVSLCLGFALVLCGSWAGAQPAFVAGAVLIGVGQALLSLLWLSALPSFSYRTSYLFLLGSHAGATALCALVLLCPQEWYIPITVASFLVACACATQLHVDRPLERTFSGQIADIAPLVGKGVLAVGLFALLSGFVTSLSGQTDVDPTHMQYLVLGISACVLVIMSVPALLYHQPFKLEGSYRVALPLSALGLLVLPGLVDAIPPAIAGTLATTGYMMCGIVLACTIAEVGKAARVPVMPLFAASDTVSLLCLLAGSEAGMLSRVYLPGTNAGFALIGLGTLYLVMLGASWLLGRERIPRGIDADGTLPAKRDAAAPEARSAQAVAPTAAHDDAMTHEDAGASELDRIAAAYGLSEQETTIFKQLLEGRTIARIAQDLYLSPSAVKYHAQKIYRACDVHTRAELSALMRQPRLADAALPAHPSDASSPQTHASETISVCLGRRCPAEAPMTPLAAARANPCARLAAQHGLTDRERQTLELLALGETVAAIARALDVSENTVKTYAKRVYKKLDVHSKQDIIDLCREG; encoded by the coding sequence ATGGCGACGCGCGCAGCATGCTTCGCAGGGTACGCGTTTTTCCTGCTTGCCAATATTCTCAGCTACCATGCGACCACCGCGTTCGCCAGCCTGCCCGCATTCGACGGCGACACGTACGGCACGGTGCTCAGCACGGTCCACATCGTCGTGTTCGTCGCCATCGTCCTGCGCTCGCGCAACGCCGTGCGCGAACCCCTCGGCCCGCGGGCGGCCATCATCGCCGCCGTGTCGCTGTGCCTGGGATTCGCGCTGGTGCTGTGCGGAAGCTGGGCGGGCGCGCAACCCGCGTTCGTGGCGGGCGCGGTGCTCATCGGCGTGGGACAGGCGCTACTCAGCCTGCTGTGGCTGTCGGCGCTGCCGTCGTTCTCCTACCGCACCAGCTACCTGTTCCTGCTGGGAAGCCACGCGGGTGCCACCGCGCTGTGCGCGCTCGTGCTGCTGTGCCCGCAGGAGTGGTACATCCCCATCACCGTGGCGTCGTTCCTGGTGGCGTGCGCATGCGCCACCCAGCTGCACGTCGATCGGCCGCTCGAGCGCACGTTCTCCGGGCAAATCGCCGACATCGCGCCGCTCGTGGGCAAGGGCGTGTTGGCCGTGGGGCTGTTCGCGCTGCTCAGCGGATTCGTCACCAGCCTGTCGGGACAAACCGACGTCGATCCCACGCATATGCAGTACCTCGTGCTGGGCATCTCCGCCTGCGTGCTGGTGATCATGTCGGTGCCCGCGCTGCTGTACCATCAGCCGTTCAAGCTGGAAGGCAGCTACCGCGTGGCGCTGCCGCTGTCGGCGCTGGGGCTGCTCGTGCTGCCGGGCCTGGTGGACGCCATCCCGCCCGCCATCGCCGGCACGCTGGCCACCACGGGCTACATGATGTGCGGCATCGTGCTGGCCTGCACCATCGCCGAGGTGGGGAAAGCGGCGCGCGTGCCCGTCATGCCGCTGTTCGCCGCCAGCGACACGGTGTCGCTGCTGTGCCTGCTGGCGGGGTCGGAAGCGGGCATGCTGAGCCGCGTGTACCTTCCGGGAACGAACGCCGGGTTCGCGCTCATCGGGCTGGGCACGCTGTACCTGGTGATGCTGGGGGCGTCGTGGCTGCTGGGGCGCGAGCGCATCCCGCGCGGCATCGATGCCGACGGCACGCTGCCCGCGAAGCGGGACGCGGCGGCGCCCGAGGCCCGCAGCGCCCAAGCCGTCGCGCCGACGGCCGCGCACGACGACGCGATGACGCACGAAGACGCGGGCGCGTCCGAGCTCGACCGCATCGCCGCCGCCTACGGGCTGAGCGAGCAGGAGACCACCATCTTCAAGCAGCTGCTGGAGGGTCGCACCATCGCGCGCATCGCGCAGGACCTCTACCTCTCGCCGAGCGCCGTGAAATACCATGCGCAGAAGATCTACCGCGCCTGCGACGTGCACACGCGTGCCGAGCTGTCGGCCCTCATGCGCCAGCCGCGCCTGGCCGATGCCGCGCTGCCCGCGCATCCCTCAGACGCATCTTCGCCCCAAACACACGCCTCAGAGACGATTTCCGTGTGTTTGGGGCGAAGATGCCCTGCCGAAGCCCCGATGACACCCCTCGCCGCCGCGCGCGCGAACCCGTGCGCTCGCCTGGCCGCGCAGCACGGGCTGACCGACCGCGAGCGCCAAACGCTCGAGCTGCTCGCCCTCGGCGAGACGGTCGCCGCCATCGCGCGCGCCCTCGACGTTTCGGAGAACACCGTGAAGACGTACGCGAAGCGCGTCTACAAGAAACTCGACGTCCACTCCAAGCAGGACATCATCGACCTCTGCCGCGAGGGGTGA